CGAAGCCGACCTCCGCGTGCCGCAGCGTCGGTGTCAACGGGCTCGCGATCGCGCCGACGGTCAGGATGCCCCACGCGAGCGCGACCGATTCCCACCAGTTCGGCAGCTGGTACGCGACGACGTCGCCGGGGCCGATGCCGTCGGCGCGCAATGCCCCCGCGACCCGCGCCGCGCCCGCACGCAGCTGCGCGCCCGTGAGGCGCGTCGCGCGATCGACGACGAGCTCGCGGTCCGCGTCGCGCCCCGCGTTCGCGTGCAACCGATCGAGCAGTGTCTCGTCGGTCCACGCGCCGGCGGCGCGCCACGTGGCGCGGATCGCGTTGGGTACCGGCGGTCCCGCGGGCATCCGCATCCCGGCACCTTGGCACAGCGCCGCCGGGCGCCGCCGCTACGGGATGCGGAAGACGCGCCGGAAGTTGGCGACGCTGCGGGCCGGGCCCGTCACCTGGACGAGTCCGTCCTTGCGCGCCTGCTGCAGCGTGAGTCGGCCCTGGCGGATGTCGATCCACGTGCCCGCGCCCGCGACGAGCTCGACGTCGGCCGTGGCGCGCGCCTTGCCGCCACCCTTGACCGACGAGAGCGTGAACGTCTCGCCGTCGATCTCGAGTCGGTAGCGCTCGTCGATGCCGGCCGCCGCGGCCGCGTCGTAGTAGCTGAGGATCGCGACGTTCAGCGCCGCGCGCGGCCGCACTGTCCGGTCGTCGGGGCGCGGCTCGAGCAACGGCATGCCCCAGCGCGCGAGCGCGCGCAGCACCGGTCCGGCTTCGCGTCCCCGATCGGTGAGGGCGTAGAGCTGCCGCCGCGTCGACGGGTCGTCGTGCATCGTCACGAGTCCTTCGTCGGCCAGCTCCCGCAGCCGCTGCGTGAGCACGGTCGGCGCGATGCCGGGAAGGTGGCGGCGCAGCTCGGTGAAACGCTGGTCGCCGATCCCGAGCTCCCGGATGATCAGCAACGTCCAACGATCGCCGAGCACGTCGAGCGCGCGGGCGATGGGGCAGTACTGCTGGTCGTAGCGAACTGGTGTCGACATGTCTGGACTCCCGAGACATTTTGCCCTTGCCAATCGGTATTTTCACAGTACCATGTTCGGTATGGTGAAACAACTAACTGATGACCCGACGATCAATGCGCCGACGCCGGGCGACATCGTGGAGCCGGGGGAGTTCGCGGCGGTCGAGATCAGCGCGGCGAAGGAACGCAGTCCGCGGATCGTGCTCCTGTCGACGGGGCTCGCCGTGTTCGCGGTCTTCCTCGACACGACCGTGGGATTCGTGACGTTCCCGGCCATCAGTGCGACGTTCCGCGCCGCCGGCCCGTCGACGGTGTCGTGGGTGTTGAACGCCTACACGCTGGCGTTCGCGGCACTGCTGATCCCGATGGGGCGCATCGCCGACCGGGTGGGGCGGCGCAAGATGTTCCTGATCGGCGTCGTGGTGTTCACCGTCGGCTCGATGCTGTGCGGGCTCGCACCGACGGTCGGCGTGCTCATCGGGGCGGAGGTCCTCGAAGCGGTGGGCGCAGCGATCCTCATCCCTGCGTCGCTCGCGCTGGTGCTCCAGAGCTTCCCGCGCGAACGGCTGCCGGTCGCGGTCGCGATCTGGGGTGCGATCGGCGCCGCGGCGGGCGCGGCCGGACCGGTGCTCGGCGCCGTGATCGTCGACGGGCTGAGCTGGCGCTGGGCGTTCTTCCTCAACCTCCCCGTCGGCATCGTGAGCCTGCTGCTCGCGCGCGTGGTGCTGCCCGAGGGTCGCGAAGCGCGGCCCGGCCGCCTGCCCGATCCGCTCGGCGTCGTGCTCGTGACCGCGGGCGTCGCGCTGCTCACCTACGCGATCGTCCAGACGAACGCGTGGGGCTGGCGGTCGTGGGGCTTCGTGATCGCGGCGCTCGCGGGCATCGCGCTCGTGGGGCTGTTCGTGCTCCGCTGCCGGCGCGTCGACAACCCACTGATCCACCTGAACCTGTTCGCGGTGCGCAACTTCCGGTGGGCGGGGAGCGCGACCCTCGTCTACGCGATCGGGTTCAACGCGATGTTCCTCGGCAACGTGCTCTTCATGACCGAGGTCTGGCACTACTCGATTCTGAAGGCCGGTTTGGGTCTGTCGGTCGGTCCCGCGATCGTCGCACTCACCGCGCCGCGCTTCGGCCGCCTCGCGGCGCGTTACGGACAGCGCGTGCTGCTCGTGCCCGGCGGGTTGGTGTGGGCGTTCGGCGGCGCGCTGCTGATGCTGCGCGCGACGAGTCACGCCGACTACGTCGGTGTGTTCCTCCCAGCGATCACGTTCACCGCGCTGGGCGTCGCGCTCGTCCTGCCGCAGCTGTCGTCGGCGGCGGTGCAAGGGCTCCCGATCGACCAGTTCGGCGCGGGCTCGGCTGTCGTGTCGGCGATGCGCTATCTCGGGTCGACGTTCGGTGTCGCGCTCGTCATCGCGTTCACGACGGTGGTCGGTCGCAGCCTCACGACGCACGACTTCCACCGCGTGTGGTGGCTGCTCATCGGATGCGGGCTCACGGTGTCGCTGTTCGCGTCCCGACTCGTGCGCGGGGCGCCGGTGCGCGACGCCGCCGCGGTCGAGGTGTGAGCAGCGGTCAGGACGCGCCGTAGACGGGCTCGGGGCTCGGTGCCTCGGCGATCAACTCGCGCACGACGGCGCCGATCTCCGAGGCTTCCCAGCGCGCGCCCTTGTCGCGCTGCGGGCCGTGACGCCAGCCGTCGGCCACCGACACGATCCCGCCCTCGACCTCGAACAGTCGGCCGGTCACACCCGCGGAGTCGAGGCTGCCGAGCCACACGACGAGTGGCGAGATGTTTCCCGGGTCGTTCACGTCGAAACCGCCGGTCGGCGCGGCCATGCGGTCGGCGAAC
This is a stretch of genomic DNA from Acidimicrobiia bacterium. It encodes these proteins:
- a CDS encoding helix-turn-helix domain-containing protein, producing the protein MSTPVRYDQQYCPIARALDVLGDRWTLLIIRELGIGDQRFTELRRHLPGIAPTVLTQRLRELADEGLVTMHDDPSTRRQLYALTDRGREAGPVLRALARWGMPLLEPRPDDRTVRPRAALNVAILSYYDAAAAAGIDERYRLEIDGETFTLSSVKGGGKARATADVELVAGAGTWIDIRQGRLTLQQARKDGLVQVTGPARSVANFRRVFRIP
- a CDS encoding MFS transporter, translating into MFGMVKQLTDDPTINAPTPGDIVEPGEFAAVEISAAKERSPRIVLLSTGLAVFAVFLDTTVGFVTFPAISATFRAAGPSTVSWVLNAYTLAFAALLIPMGRIADRVGRRKMFLIGVVVFTVGSMLCGLAPTVGVLIGAEVLEAVGAAILIPASLALVLQSFPRERLPVAVAIWGAIGAAAGAAGPVLGAVIVDGLSWRWAFFLNLPVGIVSLLLARVVLPEGREARPGRLPDPLGVVLVTAGVALLTYAIVQTNAWGWRSWGFVIAALAGIALVGLFVLRCRRVDNPLIHLNLFAVRNFRWAGSATLVYAIGFNAMFLGNVLFMTEVWHYSILKAGLGLSVGPAIVALTAPRFGRLAARYGQRVLLVPGGLVWAFGGALLMLRATSHADYVGVFLPAITFTALGVALVLPQLSSAAVQGLPIDQFGAGSAVVSAMRYLGSTFGVALVIAFTTVVGRSLTTHDFHRVWWLLIGCGLTVSLFASRLVRGAPVRDAAAVEV